The following are encoded in a window of Bacteroidota bacterium genomic DNA:
- a CDS encoding T9SS type A sorting domain-containing protein, translated as MKQKTSTKTNSFQYLFTACLLIIFSFATPTFATTYYVDSNAGNDLNSGLSAGSPWQTLTKVNSYLFSPNDSVLFIRNSVWRGQLIPKSGSITGYITYSDYGTGAKPLLLGSVNKSTTSDWINEGGNIWRSAVTFTKDIGNLIFNNATAFGFKKWTNSALSQQGDFCFDKTSYVLRIYSTANPANIYSEIECAVRQHIIDQNAKSYISYSNLSLKYGGAHGIGGGNTHHIIVSDCDISYMGGGDIDGINNTRYGNGIEFWANAHDNIVERCKIWEIYDSGVTNQNHGNSAQQYNITYRNNLIWNCSMASFEYFNRPSSSSTHGIFFENNTCVNSGYGWGGLQRPDPRGGGVLCWSTEAPTDSIVIRNNIFYNARRTLVFIDTSSIPLNGIILNNNCYKQFHDSTYIELYPTKFDSLSFLSYQTTLNNDQNSFIANPVFVDLSNSDFHIMNNSPCVNTGLSINNSRDIDFEIRNINSIDIGADEYYPNTSVGGEPLYEMLFFIYPNPAIETLTIQFIGNNSKEQVQIFNSIGALIKEIEITQTLQINVADLPDGLYFIRLKNGQQQTQKFIKQ; from the coding sequence ATGAAACAAAAGACATCAACTAAGACAAACAGCTTTCAATATTTATTTACGGCTTGTTTATTAATAATATTTTCTTTCGCAACCCCCACATTTGCCACGACATATTATGTTGACAGTAATGCCGGGAATGACTTGAATAGTGGATTAAGTGCAGGTTCTCCCTGGCAGACCTTGACAAAAGTAAATTCGTATTTGTTTTCTCCTAATGACAGTGTTCTCTTTATAAGAAACAGTGTTTGGCGTGGACAGTTAATACCAAAAAGTGGTTCCATTACAGGTTACATTACCTATTCCGATTATGGCACAGGTGCAAAACCATTATTGTTGGGCTCGGTTAACAAATCTACAACCAGCGACTGGATTAATGAGGGAGGAAATATCTGGCGTAGTGCTGTAACTTTTACTAAGGACATTGGAAATTTAATTTTCAATAACGCAACTGCTTTTGGTTTTAAAAAGTGGACTAATTCAGCTTTATCTCAGCAAGGCGATTTCTGCTTTGACAAAACTTCATATGTATTGAGAATTTATTCCACTGCAAATCCAGCTAATATCTATTCAGAAATTGAGTGTGCAGTTCGGCAGCACATAATTGACCAAAATGCAAAAAGCTATATTTCTTACAGCAATCTATCTTTAAAATACGGTGGGGCACATGGCATAGGCGGTGGCAACACCCACCATATTATAGTTTCAGATTGTGATATTTCATATATGGGCGGTGGTGACATAGATGGAATTAATAACACTCGGTATGGAAACGGCATTGAATTTTGGGCAAATGCCCATGACAATATCGTAGAACGTTGCAAAATTTGGGAAATATACGATTCAGGTGTTACTAACCAGAATCACGGTAATTCTGCACAACAGTATAATATTACCTATCGAAACAATCTAATCTGGAATTGTTCGATGGCATCTTTTGAATACTTTAATCGGCCAAGTTCATCTTCTACTCATGGCATATTTTTCGAGAACAATACTTGTGTAAATTCAGGTTATGGTTGGGGTGGGTTACAACGACCTGACCCAAGAGGCGGAGGAGTTTTGTGTTGGTCAACAGAAGCACCAACAGATTCAATAGTTATACGCAATAATATTTTCTATAACGCCCGAAGAACATTAGTGTTTATTGACACTAGTAGCATCCCATTAAATGGTATTATTCTTAACAACAATTGCTATAAACAATTTCACGACTCAACTTACATTGAGTTATACCCAACAAAATTTGATTCCTTGAGTTTTCTATCGTATCAGACAACTCTAAACAACGACCAAAATTCATTTATCGCAAATCCTGTTTTTGTTGATCTTTCTAATTCAGACTTTCACATAATGAACAATTCTCCATGTGTAAATACTGGTTTGTCAATAAACAACAGCAGAGATATTGATTTTGAAATCAGAAATATCAATTCCATTGACATAGGAGCGGACGAATATTATCCGAATACTTCAGTTGGTGGCGAACCATTATATGAAATGTTATTTTTTATTTATCCCAATCCCGCAATAGAAACTTTGACAATCCAGTTTATTGGCAACAACAGTAAAGAACAAGTTCAGATTTTTAATTCCATTGGAGCTTTAATAAAGGAAATAGAAATAACGCAAACATTACAAATCAACGTTGCTGATTTACCAGACGGACTTTATTTTATTCGCTTAAAAAATGGACAACAGCAGACACAAAAATTTATAAAACAATAG